CTTCCAGTTGCCCCAGCCGTAGGGTGCACCGACGATGACGTGGACCTCCCCCTGGCCGAACGTCGCGAGGTCGGCGTCGCTCGGCCGGAGCACGCCGTTGGGGTGGGAGTGGATCGAACCCACCGACTTGAGGTCGTTCGGCTTCATGTTCGTCTTCACTGTCGCGCTCACCGGGCTCGACTCCGTTCCCGGCACCACGAGCACGTCCGTGATCACCTGGCCCGAGCGGTCGAGTCCGAGCTTCGCCGCGTCCTCGGCCCGGAGGAAGCCCATGTACTCGTTCGGGTGGGTCTCCTCGCACGCCCCCAGCACGAACTCCATCGTCTCGCGGGCGATGCCGAGGAGTTCGCTCGATCGAAACAGGCGCATTCGTCTCTTCGTACCCGTCCGCCCCACGCGCGCCTAAGCGTTCCGGACGGACGGACGGACGAGTCGATCCCGGTCGGAGGGACGAGCCGAGCAGCCAGCACGGGTCGGTCGGTGTTCAGGCGAACCGCGACGGTTCGGGACGCGACGCGCCGCGACGAGCCTCCGGCGGAGTTATTGTCGGCGGCGGCGATGCCCAGGCCGCATGGTGCCACACCTGCGCGACTACTTCGACGCGTTCACCCGCCGCGACTGGCAGACGCTCGACCCGGCCGCCGTCGACGACCCCGTCCGAGTGGCGCTGGTCGGCCTCGGCTGGTTCACCCGCGAGTGGGCCCTGCCGGGCGTCCAGCGGTCGGCGTTCACCGAGGCGACGGTCGTGACGGACGTCGACGCCGAGGCGGTCGCCACGGTCGCGGCCGAACACGATCTCGTCGGGCTCTCTACCGAGGAGTTCCGGGACGGTGTGGCCGCCGACCAGTACGACGCGGTGTACGTCGCGACGCCGAACGCCGCTCATCTCGAGTACGTCGAACGCGCGGCCGACCGGGGGAAGGCCGTCCTGTGCGAGAAACCGCTCGAAGCGACGGTCGATCGGGCCGAGCGGGCGGTCGCCGCCTGCGAGGCGGCGGGCGTCCCGCTGATGGTCGGCTACCGGATGCAGACGGAACCCGCAGTGCGCCGCGTCAAAGCGCTCCTCGACGAGGGGTTCGTCGGCGACGTCGTCCACGTCCACGCGACCATGTCGCAGACGATGCTCGGCGAGCTCACCGACGCGACCGACCAGTGGCGACTGGACGCCGACCAGTCGGGCGGCTGTGCGCTCATGGACCTCGGGGTGTACCCGATCAACACCACGCGGTTCCTGCTCGACGCCGACCCCACCCGCGTGTTCGGCCACACCCGCTCGGAGCACGTGGCCTTCGACGCTGTCGACGAACACGCCGCCTTCCAGCTCGCCTTCCCCGAGGACGTCCACGCGCTCTGTACGGTGAGTCAGAACGCACAGCACGCGAGCCGCCTGGAGATCACCGGCACCGAGGGGCGACTCGTCCTCGACCCGGCGTTCTACGAGCGCGAGGAGCGCGCCGCCCGCATCGTCCGCGGGGGCGTGGCGGCCGACCTCGAGTTCGAACCGGTCCACCAGCTCGAAGAGGAAGCCGCCTACTTCGGTCACCACCTGCTCACCGACACCGCGTTCCACCCCGACGGGCGACACGCCCTGACCGACATGCGGGTTCTGGACGCTATCTACGAGTCCGCGGCGACCGGCAGTCCGGTGTCCTTGTCGTTGTGAGGAGTCACGGCGTGCGTCCGAGCCGCTGACTTCACCTGCCGCCGCCCACGCGAACTGGGTCGCGCTCGGCCCGCTCGCCTACCCGTTGATCCCGTACACGTCACCGGACCAGTCGCGCGCGGGCGTGTCGTACACCGGGCGGTCGCGGTCGCGGTCGTCGAGGCGGCGGAGGTCGGCGTCGTCCAGCGCCCAGTCCAGGTCGGCGTTCGCCCGGACGTGTGCGGGCGACGAGGACTTGGGGAGGACGACGATGTCGCGTTCGAGCGCCCAGTTGAGCACGACCTGTGCGGGCGAGCGCTCGTAGCGGTCGGCCAGTTCCTGGACGACCTCGTCGGCGAACACTTCGGCACGGGCCAGCGGCGCGGCGGCCTCGACGACGGTGTCGGTGTCTCGACAGTAGTCGACGAGGTCGGGCCGCTGGAACCACGGGTGGAACTCGATCTGGTTGACCGCGATTGGGACGTCGCTGACGTGGTGCGCACAGCTCAGCTGGTAGGCGCTGAAGTTCGAGACGCCGACGTTGCGGACGAGGCCGCGGTCGTGGAGCGTCGCCATCGCGTCCAGCGACTCGCGCAACGAGACCGCGGGGTTGGGCCAGTGGATGAGGTACAGGTCGAGGTACTCCGTTCCCAGCCGGTCCAGTGAGGCCTCACAGGCCTCGATCAACGAGTCGTACGTGAGGTGTTTCGGGAGCACCTTCGAGGTGAGAAAGAGCTCGTCGCGGTCGTAGCCGGCGAGCACCTCACCGATCTCGCGTTCGTTGCGATACCCCTCGGCGGTGTCGACGTGGGTGTAGCCGGCGTCGAGCGCCGTCCGAACGCTCTCTTCGACCGTCTCGCCGTCGAGTCGCCAGGTCCCGAGGCCGAGCGCGGGGAGCTCGTCGCCGCTCGGGAGCGTGTGTGTGGCACCGATCATGTGTGTGTCCGTCCGTTGTGTCGACCGCTGAGTTGAAGATACTGGTCGGAGTTGGCGTTCGCCTCCGGGGGCGTTTTCGACCCCCGCGTGTGGCGGCTCGGCGGGGTCGTTCCGACCACAGGGCCGGTTCCAAGCTTTAAGCCACCGCTCGCCTAAGGCCGGACACCGTGGACACCACTCAGGCCGTCGACCGGCTTCGGCTGTCGCGACCGGAACTGGCCGTCGCCGTCTCCGGCGTCGCCAGCATGGGGCTGGAAATCCTCGCCGGGCGGATGATCGCTCCGCAGTTCGGGAGCAGCATCTACACCTGGGGTGGCATCATCGGGGTATTCCTCGCCGCGCTCAGCTACGGCTACTGGCGGGGCGGGCAGGAGGCGGCCGCCCACGCCTCGAACGAGCGGATGGCGCGCTTTTTTCTCCTGACGGCGGTGTACGTCGCGCTCGTCGTCTTCGCGGGCGACATCATGCTGCGGCTCACTTCGGGGTTCCCGCTCCCCAGCCGATTCGCGTCGCTCCCGGCTATTACGCTCCTGTTCGGCCCGCCGACGTACTTCCTGGGCTTCATCAGTCCGTACGCGGCCGAACTCTCGCGCAAGGAGGGGCTCGGCGCGGCCTCGGGCCACGTCTACGCGCTCGGGACGATCGGGAGCATCGTCGGCGCGTTCGCGACGACGTACCTCCTCATCCCCTCGCTGGGGATCGAGGAGATCGGCCTCGTCTTCGGGCTGTTGTCGGTCGGGACGGCGGTCGCGCTCTCACGGCCCGGCATCGACCTCGAACAGGCGCTCTCGTTCGTCGCCGTCACCCTCCTGCTCGTCGCCGCGGTCGCAAGCGGCGCGGCCGGCGTGGCCGCCGAGGGGCAGGTCGTCTACCAGACCCAGACCGCCTACCAGGAACTCGAAGTCATCGACATCGGCGACAGGCGGACGCTGTATCTCGACGGCCAGCCCCACAGCGCGATGGATCTCGACGCCCCCACCAGACACGTCTTCGACTACACGCCGTACTTCCATCTCCCCTTCCTCTTCGCCGACGACGAGGCGGAGATCGACCGCGTGCTGTTCATCGGCGGCGGCGGCTTCACCGGGCCGAAACGGTTCGTCGAGGAGTACGACGTCACCGTCGACGTCGCCGAGATCGACCCGGAAGTCATCGACGTCGCGAAGGAGTACTTCGCCGTCGAGGAGTCCCCTCGGTTGAACATCCACAACACGGGCGGACGGCAGTTCCTCCGCGAGACCGACCACGAGTACGACCTCATCGTCCTCGACGCCTACCGGAAGGACAAGGTGCCGTTCGAGCTCACGACGGTCGAGTTCATGCGACTGGCGAACGACCGGCTCTCGGACGAAGGAATACTGTTCGCCAACGTGATCTCCGCGCCGAGCGGGCCGGCCTCGAAGTTCTACCGCGCCGAGTACAAGACGATGCGCGCGGCGTTCCCGCAGGTGTACAGTTTTCCGACCGACGCGGGCGTCGGGATCCAGAACATCGAACTCGTCGCGACGAAAAGCGAGACGGTCGTCACCCAGGCGCAACTGCGGGCGCGTAACGACCGCCGTGACATCGGGATCGACCTCTCGACGGAGCTCCGAACCTATCGTCGAACCGAAGCGACCGGCGACGTCCCGCTCCTGCGGGACGACAAGGCACCGATCGACAGCCTCCTCGATCCGATGGTCGGCCAGCGGTACGTCGTCGACGACGCCGACGAGGCGAACGGGACGGACGGCACGGACGGCGCAGGGACGACCCCGACCGAGCCGAGTCCGGGGACGACGGCCGCCGCGCCGACCGCGACGGCGGCCGGACGCGGCTGAGCCCGGGCGCCCCTTGGAAACGCGGACGGCGACTTGGTCCCCGTCGCGTGCGCACGATCCCGCGGCTCCCGTCGCCAGTCAGCGGTTCGTCCAGCGACACTCGACGCAGTTACCGATCCCGTGGACGTTGGTCGTCGAGGCGGCGCACTCGGGGCAGGCGGCGACGACGCCACCGTCGGTCACGGCGGTTCCGGACGGCTCCTCGGCGTCGGCATCGGCGTCCGACGCGGATGGGCGTCGCGTCGGAGCCTCCGGGTGACAGTCGCGACACAGCCATCTGGTCACCCGGTGGGTGACGGTAACCCCGTACTCCCGGTATCTCAGGACGCGTTCGACGTCCGCTCCGCAGCGTTCACACTCCATCATACTAACTGTAGATTCAGCACGTACTGGCAAGTTTCTTTCCCCGTTCGCAACCCAAAAACTCCTCGCATTGGTCGAATATATTTATATTCGGGACAATAGTCGTTTGCATGTGTAGTTTTGTTCTGCGTTCGGCGTGGCGGGGCATCGGCGTCGGACGAACACCGGACGCCAGGGCTCGGCACGGACCGGTCCGGGTCGGTGCGGGTGGCCGAACTGACAGCCGTCCGGATCGTCGAGCGCGGGACCGTGAGGCACAAATCCCCGTACCGAGAACGGCTCTCAATGAGCGACCGTCCTCGACAGTCCCGCTCGCACCTCTTGACTCCTCGACGAGCCTGGGTGCTCGTGGCGGTCGCCGTCGGCTGGCTGTTCGTCGTCGGCGCACGCTTTCTCCTGCCCGCGGTGCTCCCGCAGGTGAAGACGACGTTCGGCGTCGGCAACGCGGGCGCGGGGCTCGCGGTGTCGGTGATCTGGGGCGCGTACGCGGTGATGCAGGCCCCCGGTGGCGTGCTCATCGACCGCGTCGGCGAGCGGCTATTGCTCGCGGGGAGCCTCGTGCTCACCGGCGCGGCGGTCGTCGTGGTCGCGTTCGCGCCGACGTACGTCGTCTTCCTCGTCGGCTGTGCCGCCTTCGGCCTGACGACGGGGCTGTACGGGCCCGCCCGCGGCACGTCGATCTCGCGGTCGTTCCCGAACAACGACGGGGCGGCCATCGGCGCGACGCTCGCCGCTGGGAGCATCGGATCGGCCGTCCTCCCGTTCGTCGCGGGATCGCTCGTCGGCGAGGTCGGCTGGCGACTGCTGCTCGGCGTGCTCGTCGTGCCGTTCGTCGTCGTCGCCGGACTGGCGTGGGCAGCCGTCCCCGACCGTCGCGGGGACGAGGACGCGTCGCCGCCCGAGATGCGAGTGCTCGTCGGTGACGTCGCCAGGGCCGTCAGGACGCCCGCGGTCGCCCGGGCCGTCGCCGCGGTGACGCTCCTGCTGTTCGCGTTTCAGGGGATCACGGCCTTTCTCCCGACGTATCTCGTCGAGGTCAAGGGGTTCGATCAGGCGACGGCGACGGGGCTGTTCGCCCTCCTGTTCGTCGCCGGGGCGGGATCGCAACTCCTCGCCGGGACGGTCGCGGACCGTATCGGCGAGCGGTGGGTGCTCACCGCGACCGCGGCCGTCGCGACCGCCTCTGCCGCCGCGCTCCCGTTCGTCGACGGCCTCCTGATCGCGGCGGTCGTCGTCGCGGCCGTCGGGACCCGGCTCGCGATGGCGCCCGTCTCGAACGCGTACGTCATCGACATCCTCCCGCCGGGCGTGCAGGGGAGCGCCTGGGGGATGCTCCGTACCGGCTTCTTCCTCGTGAGCGCCGGCGGGTCGACGCTCGTCGGTGCCTTCGCCGACCGGGGGCTGTTCGACGAGGCCTTCTTCGTCCTCGCGGCGCTGGCCGCACTCGCGACCCTGTTGTACGCCCGGCTCCCGTCGCGAGCGACCGCCAAGCGGCAGGCGACCGCCGCCGACTGACTCCTCGACCGTCCGTCTGTCAGCCACCCACACACGCCGTCGGCCGTCGTCACACGGATCGCCGGGCTCACGCGACCGTGACCGTTAGGCCGGCGGCGGCCCGAGCGTGTGTATGGCGACCGAAACGCTCCGGTGTCGGCGCTGCGGGGCGACGCTCCGGACGGGCCTGATCGCGAGCGGCCGGCGGGCGTGCTGTCTCAACGCGACCCCGATCGTCGGGGCGTGTCCCACTCACGGCCCGCTGGGTCCACACCACGCGACCACCGATCCGGCGGACGCCGGCTCTGACCACAGCGAGGGTCGTCGCTGACACTCACGCGGTGACCCGCGCATCTTCGGCCTCCATTTCAATCAGTGATAACGCCATCCGCACATTCATATCTCCGTAGTCGAAGGGCCGGTTGTCAGCTGAGTTCCCCGTCTCTGCCAACTCTCATGCCCTTGCAACACGTTCCGCCCGGCGACGACAGATCGGCCAGACAGGCGGTCTACGAGGCGTTCGCTGACCGAAGCCGGTCGGTCGAGGACGCCACGGACCGAGCGCTCCGGGTCGGCACCGAACGGCTCGGGGTCGAACTCGGCGTGCTCACCGAAATCACGCCGGAGAGACAGACGATCGTCCAGGCCGTGGGAGACCACGAGACGATCGAGGCGGGCGAGACGTGCCCGCTCGACCGCGCGTACTGTCGGCGAACCGTCGAGCAAGAGAGCACGCTCTGCGTCCAGGACGCCGCCTCCTCCCGCGAGGTCTCCGAACTCGCGTACGAGACGTTCGGGCTGGACACGTACATCGGCGCGAAAGTCACCGTCGGCGACGGGGCGTACGGGACCGTCTGTTTCGCCGACCCGGAGCCGCGTGCGGAGCCGTTTTCCGAGGCGGATCAGCTGTTCGTCGAACTGCTCGCCCGACTGGTCGGGCAGGCGATCGAACGACGCCGGCACGAGGAGGCGTTCCGCGAGCAGAACGAGCGCCTCCGGACGGAGAAACGACGCATCCAGCGCATCGCCAACACGACGTTCGACCTCCTGTTCGAGCTCGACAGCGACGCGCAACTCACGTACGTCTCGACGGGGGTCGGAACGGTGTTGGGGTACGGGGCCGAAGAGGCGATGGGGAACTCCTTCACCGACTACATCGCCCCGTCGTCGTTGTCCGCGGCGTTCGAGGCGTTTGAGCAGGTATTCGACGGTGAGTCGGTCCGGAACCTCGAACTGACGGCGAACAGGGCCGACGGCGGGACGGCCACCATCGAGATCAACGCCACACCCGTCGAGGAGGACGACACGGTGGTGGCGCTCCAGGGTGTCGCCCGCGACGTGACAGCGCGGCGCGAGCGAGAGGCCGAACTCCGGCTCAAGACGCGGGCCATCGACGACGCCACCGTGGGCGTCACCATCGCCGACGCGACCGAACCGGACAACCCGCTCGTCTACCTGAACCAGGCGTTCGAGACGCTGACGGGCTACTCGAGCGAGGAGGTGCTCGGGCGGAACTGCCGTCGCCTGCAGGGGCCGGCGACCGACGAGGAGACCGTCGAGACCCTCCGCGAAGGGATCGAGGCCGCCGAACCCGTCTCCGTCGACCTCGTCAACTACCGACGGAACGGCGCGCCCTTCTGGAACAACGTCCGGGTCGTGCCCGTCGACGACGACGCCGGGGAGCTCTCGTATTTCGTGGGCTTCCAGGAGGACGCCACGGACCGGGTCCGGACCGAGCGCCTCATCGAACTGCTCAACCGCGTCCTCCGGCACAACCTCCGGAACGAACTGAACGTCCTGCTCGGCTACGGCGAACTCCTCACCGACCCCGAGGCGGCCGCCCGGACCGACGTCGATGCCGGCCGCGTCATCCGTGACACCGTCGCGAAGCTGTCGTCCGTGAGCGAACAGGTCCGCGAACTCGAGGCCATCGCCCGACAGGACCACAAACCGACTCGGCTCGACGTTCGGGACCTGCTCGACTCCGTCGCCGGCGACGTCGGCGGGGAGTACCCCGACGCGACCGTCGACGTCGCCGTCGATGTCCCGCCGAGCCGGGGGATCTGTGCGGGGATGGAGCTGGGGCGGGCGATCGAGGAGCTCGTCGACAACGCACTGGCGCACGACGGTGACGATGGTGGTGTTTCGGCGGTGCAGGTCACCGCACGGGCCGCGGGGGACGACATTGAGCTCGTCGTCGCCGACGACGGACCGGGGATCCCTTCCATCGAGGCGTCGGCGATCGAGAGCGGACGGGAGACGGCGGTCGAACACGGCAACGGGCTCGGGCTGTGGCTCGTGAACTGGATCGTCACCCGCTACGGCGGGAGTTTCCAGATCCGGCCCGCGACCGACGCGGACGACGCGTCGGGAACGGTCGCGACGATTCGGCTCCCGGCGATCGAGTCCGACGAGTCGGTCGACGAGGCGGTTCGGCCCCACACGACCCTGTTTCAGTAGCGTCGCCGGGCGGCGCTCGCGGAACTCGACGGTCGGTCCCGCCCGCTACGGCTCGGTCGTGACCGCCGACGCGAGCGCGAGCAGTCGGTCCCCGAGCGTCTCTGCGTCCCGCGCCAGCACCCGCGTCATCGGCTCCTTCCCGACGTCGCCGTCGTCGACCACCGCGACGGGCGGCGTCTCGGCCCCCGCCGCGCCCGCGAACGCCTGCCGGGCCCCCCACCCCATCGTCGACGCCTCCTCGTCGGCGGTCGGCTCCGCGCTCCGGTCGAACGACGCGACCGGCCAGCCGAGGTCCGCCAGGGCGGCCTCGATACCGTCGTCGAACCGGCAGTTCGCGGCGAACCGGTACGCCGGAGCGGCCTCGCGCGCGGAGAGCAGGAAGCGCGCGACGTGGCTCGACGCGCCGAACCGGACCCCGCGGTTCGGCCGCACGCCCGACAGCGTCCGGGTGATCCGGCCCTCGACGGCCGCGACGTCGCCCGTCTCCTCGGCGTACGGCGTCGCGCCCACGACGTTCAACCCCACCTCGGGCACGATGGCTCGCGTCGCCTCCCCCGCGACCAGGCGGTCGACGACGCCCTCGACGGCCTCGCCGGTCGCGTGCCGCGCCGCGCGGTCTCGGATCGCGACGAGGTGGTGGACCGATCCAGGCCCCTGGCCGACGTCCAGCGGGTAGCGCACGGCCCGACGCATGAACTCGACGCCGGCCGCGACGGCGTCGGGGAGCGACTCCTCCCGGGCGAGGCCGGCCGCGATCGCACTCGACAGCGTACAGCCGGAGCCGTGGGTCGCGTCGGTGTCGACGCGCGGACTCTCGAACCGACGCACCGCGTCCCCGGTAACGAGGAGGTCGACCACGCGCTCGTCCCGGCCGGCGGCGTCGACGTGGCCGCCCTTCACGAGCGCGGCCGCCGCACCCGTCTCGACGAGCGCCTCGCCCGCGGCCCGCATCGTCTCCTCGTCGACGACCTCGATCCCCGTCAGGACCGCGGCCTCGTCGGCGTTGGGCGTCACGAGCGTCGCCGACGCGACGAGGTCCTCGTACGCCGCCTCCGCCTCGGCCGCGAGCAGGCGGTCGCCCGAGGTGGCGACCATCACCGGATCGACGACGAACGGGACGCCCCACTCGCGCGCGTGCTCGGTCACGAGTTCGACGATCGGCGTCGTCGCCAACATCCCCGTCTTCACCGCCCCGACGTCGAAGTCACCGCGCACGGCTTCGATCTGTGCGTCGACCTCCTCGATCGGGAGGACGTGCGTCGACTCGACGCCCCGGGTGTGTTGTGCCGTCGTGCTCGTGATCGCGCTCGTCGCGAAGACGCCGCCCGCCTCCATCGTCTTCAGGTCGGCCTGGATCCCCGCCCCGCCCCCCGAGTCGCTGCCGGCGATCGTCAGCGCCACGGGCCGACGGTCGGGGACTGGTCGTCGGCTCACAACTCCCTCCCGGTCTCGCTGATTGCGTCGTGTCTCTCTGTTCCACGCATATAAGTTAGTTATACAAGCCCGTCATAACACTTTTGCGGTCGCCCCGAAATGGACGGACATGTCCTTCACCGACACGCTCGAACCGGTCGCCGAGCCGCTGTGGGACGCCATCGTCGACCATCCGATGGTGTCGCAGTTGGGGGCGGGAACGCTCGACGAGTCGCCCTTCCGGTACTGGGTGCGGCAGGACTACGTCTACCTCGTCGAGTACAGCCGGCTGTTCGCCCTCGGAGCGGCGAAGGCACCGGATCTTCGGCGGCTGGGGACGTTCGCGGAGCTGCTCGAATCCACAGTCACCACCGAGATGGACCTCCACCGGTCGTACGCCGCGGAGTTCGGGATCGACGAGTCGGCGCTCGAAGCGACGGAGCCGTCGCCGACGACGCGCGCCTACACGGACTTCCTCGTCCGGACGGCGGCGCTCGGCACCTTCGGCGACCTCGTCGCCGCGCTCTTGCCCTGTATGTGGGGCTTTAACGCGACGGCCAACCGCTTGGCCGAGCGCGGCCGGCCCGCCCACGAGGGGTACGCCGCGTGGATCGACATGTACGCCGGCGACGAGTTCACCGAACTCACCGACTGGTGTCTCGATCTGATGGACGATGTCGCGGCCGGCGCGGACGAGGCGACGAGAGACCGCTACCGCGACCTGTTCGTCACCTCCGGGCGGTACGAGTACCGCTTCTGGGACGCCGCCTGGCGCGAGGAGGAGTGGGAGGTGTCGGTGTGACGCCACACTCGACCGACGCTGGCGAGGGGTTCGAGACGTACGCCGCGTACGCGGCCGCCCACGACGAGCCGCGCTTTTCCGACTGGCTCCGCGCCCGGTCGGAGCCGGCGTGGACCCGGGCCACCGAACACCGGTTCGTCGACGAACTGGCGGCCGGAACGATCGACGACGACGTCTTCGGTCGGTATCTCGTCCAGGACTATGCGTTCGTCACGACGCTCGCCGGCCTCGTGGGGTTCGCGGCGGGGCAGGCACCGACGGTCGGCGCCACACGCGAACTCGCGGGCTTTCTCGACACGCTCACCGACGAGGAGGACGACTACTTCGAGCGGGCGTTCGACGCGCTCTCCGTCCCGGAGGCAGAGCGGGACGGACCGGAGAAGACGGCCACCACCGAGGCGTTCGAGGACCTCCTCATCAGGGCCGCCCACGAGGGCGGCTACGCCGAGTCGCTGTCGGTGCTCCTCGCCGTCGAGTGGGCCTACTGCACCTGGGGGGTGGCGAACGCCAACAGCGA
This Salinigranum marinum DNA region includes the following protein-coding sequences:
- a CDS encoding Mov34/MPN/PAD-1 family protein, whose amino-acid sequence is MRLFRSSELLGIARETMEFVLGACEETHPNEYMGFLRAEDAAKLGLDRSGQVITDVLVVPGTESSPVSATVKTNMKPNDLKSVGSIHSHPNGVLRPSDADLATFGQGEVHVIVGAPYGWGNWKAFDNRGEPTHLDVLDVDLPDDRFFDFTQEEIDAELEADDGGFFSWFR
- the gfo6 gene encoding D-xylose 1-dehydrogenase Gfo6; this translates as MVPHLRDYFDAFTRRDWQTLDPAAVDDPVRVALVGLGWFTREWALPGVQRSAFTEATVVTDVDAEAVATVAAEHDLVGLSTEEFRDGVAADQYDAVYVATPNAAHLEYVERAADRGKAVLCEKPLEATVDRAERAVAACEAAGVPLMVGYRMQTEPAVRRVKALLDEGFVGDVVHVHATMSQTMLGELTDATDQWRLDADQSGGCALMDLGVYPINTTRFLLDADPTRVFGHTRSEHVAFDAVDEHAAFQLAFPEDVHALCTVSQNAQHASRLEITGTEGRLVLDPAFYEREERAARIVRGGVAADLEFEPVHQLEEEAAYFGHHLLTDTAFHPDGRHALTDMRVLDAIYESAATGSPVSLSL
- a CDS encoding aldo/keto reductase, which produces MIGATHTLPSGDELPALGLGTWRLDGETVEESVRTALDAGYTHVDTAEGYRNEREIGEVLAGYDRDELFLTSKVLPKHLTYDSLIEACEASLDRLGTEYLDLYLIHWPNPAVSLRESLDAMATLHDRGLVRNVGVSNFSAYQLSCAHHVSDVPIAVNQIEFHPWFQRPDLVDYCRDTDTVVEAAAPLARAEVFADEVVQELADRYERSPAQVVLNWALERDIVVLPKSSSPAHVRANADLDWALDDADLRRLDDRDRDRPVYDTPARDWSGDVYGING
- a CDS encoding spermidine synthase encodes the protein MDTTQAVDRLRLSRPELAVAVSGVASMGLEILAGRMIAPQFGSSIYTWGGIIGVFLAALSYGYWRGGQEAAAHASNERMARFFLLTAVYVALVVFAGDIMLRLTSGFPLPSRFASLPAITLLFGPPTYFLGFISPYAAELSRKEGLGAASGHVYALGTIGSIVGAFATTYLLIPSLGIEEIGLVFGLLSVGTAVALSRPGIDLEQALSFVAVTLLLVAAVASGAAGVAAEGQVVYQTQTAYQELEVIDIGDRRTLYLDGQPHSAMDLDAPTRHVFDYTPYFHLPFLFADDEAEIDRVLFIGGGGFTGPKRFVEEYDVTVDVAEIDPEVIDVAKEYFAVEESPRLNIHNTGGRQFLRETDHEYDLIVLDAYRKDKVPFELTTVEFMRLANDRLSDEGILFANVISAPSGPASKFYRAEYKTMRAAFPQVYSFPTDAGVGIQNIELVATKSETVVTQAQLRARNDRRDIGIDLSTELRTYRRTEATGDVPLLRDDKAPIDSLLDPMVGQRYVVDDADEANGTDGTDGAGTTPTEPSPGTTAAAPTATAAGRG
- a CDS encoding MFS transporter, producing MSDRPRQSRSHLLTPRRAWVLVAVAVGWLFVVGARFLLPAVLPQVKTTFGVGNAGAGLAVSVIWGAYAVMQAPGGVLIDRVGERLLLAGSLVLTGAAVVVVAFAPTYVVFLVGCAAFGLTTGLYGPARGTSISRSFPNNDGAAIGATLAAGSIGSAVLPFVAGSLVGEVGWRLLLGVLVVPFVVVAGLAWAAVPDRRGDEDASPPEMRVLVGDVARAVRTPAVARAVAAVTLLLFAFQGITAFLPTYLVEVKGFDQATATGLFALLFVAGAGSQLLAGTVADRIGERWVLTATAAVATASAAALPFVDGLLIAAVVVAAVGTRLAMAPVSNAYVIDILPPGVQGSAWGMLRTGFFLVSAGGSTLVGAFADRGLFDEAFFVLAALAALATLLYARLPSRATAKRQATAAD
- a CDS encoding PAS domain S-box protein; the encoded protein is MQHVPPGDDRSARQAVYEAFADRSRSVEDATDRALRVGTERLGVELGVLTEITPERQTIVQAVGDHETIEAGETCPLDRAYCRRTVEQESTLCVQDAASSREVSELAYETFGLDTYIGAKVTVGDGAYGTVCFADPEPRAEPFSEADQLFVELLARLVGQAIERRRHEEAFREQNERLRTEKRRIQRIANTTFDLLFELDSDAQLTYVSTGVGTVLGYGAEEAMGNSFTDYIAPSSLSAAFEAFEQVFDGESVRNLELTANRADGGTATIEINATPVEEDDTVVALQGVARDVTARREREAELRLKTRAIDDATVGVTIADATEPDNPLVYLNQAFETLTGYSSEEVLGRNCRRLQGPATDEETVETLREGIEAAEPVSVDLVNYRRNGAPFWNNVRVVPVDDDAGELSYFVGFQEDATDRVRTERLIELLNRVLRHNLRNELNVLLGYGELLTDPEAAARTDVDAGRVIRDTVAKLSSVSEQVRELEAIARQDHKPTRLDVRDLLDSVAGDVGGEYPDATVDVAVDVPPSRGICAGMELGRAIEELVDNALAHDGDDGGVSAVQVTARAAGDDIELVVADDGPGIPSIEASAIESGRETAVEHGNGLGLWLVNWIVTRYGGSFQIRPATDADDASGTVATIRLPAIESDESVDEAVRPHTTLFQ
- the thiD gene encoding bifunctional hydroxymethylpyrimidine kinase/phosphomethylpyrimidine kinase; its protein translation is MSRRPVPDRRPVALTIAGSDSGGGAGIQADLKTMEAGGVFATSAITSTTAQHTRGVESTHVLPIEEVDAQIEAVRGDFDVGAVKTGMLATTPIVELVTEHAREWGVPFVVDPVMVATSGDRLLAAEAEAAYEDLVASATLVTPNADEAAVLTGIEVVDEETMRAAGEALVETGAAAALVKGGHVDAAGRDERVVDLLVTGDAVRRFESPRVDTDATHGSGCTLSSAIAAGLAREESLPDAVAAGVEFMRRAVRYPLDVGQGPGSVHHLVAIRDRAARHATGEAVEGVVDRLVAGEATRAIVPEVGLNVVGATPYAEETGDVAAVEGRITRTLSGVRPNRGVRFGASSHVARFLLSAREAAPAYRFAANCRFDDGIEAALADLGWPVASFDRSAEPTADEEASTMGWGARQAFAGAAGAETPPVAVVDDGDVGKEPMTRVLARDAETLGDRLLALASAVTTEP
- the tenA gene encoding thiaminase II, with amino-acid sequence MSFTDTLEPVAEPLWDAIVDHPMVSQLGAGTLDESPFRYWVRQDYVYLVEYSRLFALGAAKAPDLRRLGTFAELLESTVTTEMDLHRSYAAEFGIDESALEATEPSPTTRAYTDFLVRTAALGTFGDLVAALLPCMWGFNATANRLAERGRPAHEGYAAWIDMYAGDEFTELTDWCLDLMDDVAAGADEATRDRYRDLFVTSGRYEYRFWDAAWREEEWEVSV
- a CDS encoding TenA family protein encodes the protein MTPHSTDAGEGFETYAAYAAAHDEPRFSDWLRARSEPAWTRATEHRFVDELAAGTIDDDVFGRYLVQDYAFVTTLAGLVGFAAGQAPTVGATRELAGFLDTLTDEEDDYFERAFDALSVPEAERDGPEKTATTEAFEDLLIRAAHEGGYAESLSVLLAVEWAYCTWGVANANSDVEAFYLAEWIDLHAVDAFESFVAWLRTELDREGPDLSPRREARVARHFRRAVDLEVAFFDAAYES